One Takifugu rubripes chromosome 2, fTakRub1.2, whole genome shotgun sequence genomic region harbors:
- the sdsl gene encoding serine dehydratase-like isoform X2 gives MIMANHFHINTPLLESVNMSKRVGTTVYLKMENSQPSGSFKIRGIGHLCQQLAGQSKGIVCSSGGNAGMAAALVARKMGLPATIVIPSSSPELVVQRLQDQGATVKISGKVWDDANAEALRLAETEGLTYVPPFDHPLLWQGHASMIAEAAASLGPDVKPGAVVISVGGGGLLCGVVQGLQDVGWTDVPIIAMETDGANCFNTAVKAGRLVTLDDITSEAKCLGAKTVCQKAFEQSQRKDLNIISELVSDQQALHAVQTFLDEERVLVEMACGAALAAVYSGIIRKLQDESRLPALLRPLLVIVCGGSSINMEQLANLKHKLHCRYKQ, from the exons ATGATCATGGCCAATCATTTCCATATCAACACACCTCTGCTGGAGAGTGTCAATATGTCCAAACGTGTGGGGACCACCGTGTACCTGAAGATGGAGAATTCACAGCCCTCCGGCTCCTTCAAGATCCGTGGCATCGGACATCTCTGCCAGCAG CTTGCTGGGCAGTCTAAAGGCATTGTCTGCTCCTCAG GTGGTAATGCAGGCATGGCTGCAGCCTTGGTAGCCAGAAAAATGGGTTTACCAGCCACCATCGtcattccctcttcctctcctgagCTGGTTGTTCAGAGACTCCAGGATCAGGGGGCAACTGTCAAGATTTCAGGCAAG GTTTGGGATGATGCCAATGCTGAAGCTCTCAGACTGGCAGAAACTGAAGGGCTTACATATGTTCCCCCATTTGATCACCCGCTGCTCTG GCAGGGCCATGCCAGTATGATCGCTGAGgctgcagcctccctgggaCCTGACGTGAAACCTGGAGCTGTGGTGATCTCTGTGGGCGGAGGAGGCCTCCTCTGTGGCGTGGTCCAGGGTCTTCAGGATGTAGGCTGGACAGACGTACCCATCATTGCCATGGAGACAGACGGTGCCAACTGTTTCAACACTGCAGTTAAGGCCGGGAGGTTGGTCACACTAGATGACATCACCAG TGAGGCTAAATGTCTTGGAGCAAAGACAGTTTGCCAGAAAGCTTTTGAACAGAGCCAACGTAAAGATCTAAACATTATTTCTGAGCTTGTGTCTGACCAGCAGGCTCTACATGCTGTCCAAACATTCCTGG ATGAGGAGCGTGTCTTGGTGGAAATGGCGTGTGGAGCAGCCCTTGCAGCTGTCTACAGTGGAATCATCCGTAAACTACAGGATGAAA GTCGTCTGCCGGCTCTCTTGCGC
- the sdsl gene encoding serine dehydratase-like isoform X1, producing the protein MPCSSSQFDIRSPMMSYLYHFNEIRHMIMANHFHINTPLLESVNMSKRVGTTVYLKMENSQPSGSFKIRGIGHLCQQLAGQSKGIVCSSGGNAGMAAALVARKMGLPATIVIPSSSPELVVQRLQDQGATVKISGKVWDDANAEALRLAETEGLTYVPPFDHPLLWQGHASMIAEAAASLGPDVKPGAVVISVGGGGLLCGVVQGLQDVGWTDVPIIAMETDGANCFNTAVKAGRLVTLDDITSEAKCLGAKTVCQKAFEQSQRKDLNIISELVSDQQALHAVQTFLDEERVLVEMACGAALAAVYSGIIRKLQDESRLPALLRPLLVIVCGGSSINMEQLANLKHKLHCRYKQ; encoded by the exons atgccttgttccagtagccaatttgacatcaggtcGCCCATGATGAGTTATCTTTACCATTTTAATGAAATCAGGCACATGATCATGGCCAATCATTTCCATATCAACACACCTCTGCTGGAGAGTGTCAATATGTCCAAACGTGTGGGGACCACCGTGTACCTGAAGATGGAGAATTCACAGCCCTCCGGCTCCTTCAAGATCCGTGGCATCGGACATCTCTGCCAGCAG CTTGCTGGGCAGTCTAAAGGCATTGTCTGCTCCTCAG GTGGTAATGCAGGCATGGCTGCAGCCTTGGTAGCCAGAAAAATGGGTTTACCAGCCACCATCGtcattccctcttcctctcctgagCTGGTTGTTCAGAGACTCCAGGATCAGGGGGCAACTGTCAAGATTTCAGGCAAG GTTTGGGATGATGCCAATGCTGAAGCTCTCAGACTGGCAGAAACTGAAGGGCTTACATATGTTCCCCCATTTGATCACCCGCTGCTCTG GCAGGGCCATGCCAGTATGATCGCTGAGgctgcagcctccctgggaCCTGACGTGAAACCTGGAGCTGTGGTGATCTCTGTGGGCGGAGGAGGCCTCCTCTGTGGCGTGGTCCAGGGTCTTCAGGATGTAGGCTGGACAGACGTACCCATCATTGCCATGGAGACAGACGGTGCCAACTGTTTCAACACTGCAGTTAAGGCCGGGAGGTTGGTCACACTAGATGACATCACCAG TGAGGCTAAATGTCTTGGAGCAAAGACAGTTTGCCAGAAAGCTTTTGAACAGAGCCAACGTAAAGATCTAAACATTATTTCTGAGCTTGTGTCTGACCAGCAGGCTCTACATGCTGTCCAAACATTCCTGG ATGAGGAGCGTGTCTTGGTGGAAATGGCGTGTGGAGCAGCCCTTGCAGCTGTCTACAGTGGAATCATCCGTAAACTACAGGATGAAA GTCGTCTGCCGGCTCTCTTGCGC